GGACGTCAAGCTGCTGCGCCGCACCCTGCGCGAGGTGCGCCGCGCGTTTCCCGTGCGCACGTGCCAAAACTTCGAGGATTACCGGCGCGCCGATCGGCCTTGCCTCTACTTCCACATCCGTCGCTGCGTCGGTCCGTGCACCAGCCGCTCGCGCGCGACGCCCGAGGAGTACCGCGCGCTGGTCGACGGGCTGCTGCTGTTCCTGACCGGGCGGGACCAGGAGCTGTTGGGACGGCTCCAGGGCGAGATGAGCGAAGCCTCGGACCGGCGCCGTTACGAGATCGCCGCCCGTCGCCGCGACCAGATTCGACTGCTCGAGCGCATCCGCTCGCCGCAGAAAGTGGTGGCGCGGCGCGGCGAAGCCGACGTGCTGGGCATCGCGCGCCATGGCCGCCGTGCAGCCGTCGTGACCCTGCGCGTGCGCGGAGGCCGCGTGGAAGGGAAGGAGTCGCGCGTGCTGGAGCGCACCGCCGATGCCGGCGAGAACGAGCTCCTGTCGACCTTCATCTCCCAGCACTACCTGGCGCAGGAGATGCTGCCGCGGCGCGTGGTGGTGGGCTCGCTGCCCGACGACGCCGCGGTGCTCGAGGCGGCGCTGACGCGGCGTGCTGAGCACGCGGTTCAGATCGCGGCGGCGGGGCGCGGCCGCGAGCGGCGACTGGTGGCGTCGGCGGAGCGCAATGCCGCGCTGGCGCTCGAGGATCTCGAGGCGAGGGCCGCAGGCCGCAAGGCCCGCTTCGTGCCCGAGGTGCTCGAGCTCCAGCGCGCGCTGCGTCTCGAGACGCCGCCGTACCGGATGGTGTGCTTCGACGTCTCCAATCTCGGGGCGGAAGGCGCCGTGGCCGCGGTCGTGGCCAGCGAGAACGGCCGAGCGCAGAAGGCGCTCTACCGGCGCATGCGCATGCGGCAGCTCGGCCCCGACGATTTCGCCATGATCCGCGAGGCGGTCGAGCGGTACTGGACGCGCGTCGAGTCCAGCGAGCTCCCACGCCCCGATCTCGTGATGGTGGATGGCGGCGTGGGGCAGGTCGGCGCGGCGCGCGCGGCGCTCGATCGTGCCGCCACGCGGCCGGTGGCGCTGGTGGGGCTCGCCAAGCGCGAAGAGACCGTGTTCCGCGAGGGCGCTCCGCCGTTGCGTCTGCCGCGCCGCAGCATCGCACTGCATCTGCTCCAGCGAGTGCGAGACGAAGCGCACCGTTTCGGGCTCGACTACCACCGTCGCCTGCGGAAGCGCTCGCGCATCGGCAGCGTGCTCGACGGGATCCCCGGCGTCGGACCCACACGGCGCGCCGCGTTGCTCAAGGCGTTCGGCTCGGTGGCCGCGATTCGCAGAGCGAGCGCGGATCAGCTCGCCAGCGCCGCGGGCGTGCCGATGTCGGTCGCGGAGCGCGTGCAAGCCTACGTGGCGGGTGAATCGGCCGGTCCGGATCCCGGCGCCACCCACGAGGGTGGCTCCCGCGAGGGGGCGGCATGAGCCCCGCGCTCAAGCCCGCTCCGCTCACCGCCGCGCTCGAGGGCCCGGTCGAGGCCTTCCTCGACGAGCTGCGCACCGGCCGCCGGTTGTCCCCGCGCACCGTGGATGCCTATGGACGCGATCTCGCCGACTACGCGCGCTTCATCGTCCGTCAGGGGCTCGAGGCCTGGGACGCTGCGACGCCGACGGTGATCGACGGCTACCTCGCGAGCCTGGCGCGCCGCGGGCTCGCGACCGCGACGGTGGCGCGGCGGCGGGCGGCATTGCGCGGCTTCCACGCCCATCGAGGCAGGCATCGGGATCATGGCCCGGATCCGGCCGCAGATCTGCCTCCGGCGCGTCGCGAGCGCAAGCTGCCACACGCGCTGGCCGTCGAGGACGTCGAGCGGCTCCTGGCCCAGCCCGAAGGCGACGCTCCGCTTGCGTTGCGCGACCGAGCCTTGTTCGAGCTGGCTTACGGGAGCGGGCTGCGCGTCTCCGAGCTGATCGGGCTCTCGCGCGACCGCCTCGACCTCCGCGACCGAGCGGTCTCGGTCGCGGGCAAGGGGGACAAGGAGCGCGCCGTGCCGTTCGGACGGTCGGCGAAGCGGGCGCTCGATCACTATCTGGATCGCGCGCGTCCCATCCTGTGCGCGCGCTCGCGTCACGACGTGGTGTTCGTCAACGCGCGCGGCGGCCCGCTGAGCCGCATGGGCTTCTGGAAGATCCTGCGCCGGCACGCCCGCGCCGCCGGCATCGCATCCCGCGTGCACCCGCATGCGCTGCGGCACTCGTTCGCGACGCACCTGCTCGCGGGCGGCGCCGATCTGCGCGTCGTCCAGGAGCTGCTCGGGCACGCCTCGATCACGACCACCGCCATCTACACCCATCTCGACCGGGGCTATCTGCGCGAAGTGCATCGCACCTTTCATCCCCGGCCGTGAATCGCGCCGGACTTCGAAGGAGCCAAGAATGAGTCGCGTTTGCGCCACGGTCGTCGTGCTGGTCGTCGCCCTCTGGGCGACGCCGGCTCGGCCTGCCAGCTCCATCGTGCTTCCCAAGCCGGGGCAGATCGGGCTCTCGATCGGCGGGGGCTATGGAACGTTCCTCGAGACCGGGAACATCGGCACGACATTCGGCGCAGGGCCTGCGTTGAACTTCAGGCTGCGCTATCGCATGCGCTACGAGCGAGGCATCGGCCTCTCGTTCGAGAGCCAGAAGCTGGACGTTCGCGTGGATTCGCCACCTTATGTGGTGGGGGTGGATAGCACGGCGGCGCCGACCGAGCTCTCCACCATCCTCTCGGGAGTCGAGTTCTACCAGTTCTTCGGGACCCGGACGAAGGCCACCAAGTTGCTGATGCTCGGCGCCGGCCTGGCCCAGATGCGCGCCGAGATGAACACGGGGGAGACCGAGCTCTCGGGCGAGAATTCCGGAGACGGGCTGTTCGTCAGCGCGGGGGCCGGGCTCGAGCGCTTCTTCTTCAAGTCATGGGCCTGGGATCTGTCCGCCCGCTACTACGCCGTGTTCCGCGATGGACAGGCCAACCACAACGTTCAGGCGGCGCTCGGCCTGATCTTCTACGCCAGCTACTGATGCCCGGCACGCTCTCCATCGCGTTCCAGGGGGCGGCCCGCACCGTGACCGGGTCCCGCCACCTCATGCGCTTCGGCGAGCGCACCTGGCTCTTCGACTGCGGTCTCTACCAGGGCCACCGGGAAGAAGCCGATCGCGTGAACCGCACGTTCGCGTTCACGCCCGCGGATCTCGACTCGGTGGTGCTGTCGCACGCGCACCTCGATCACAGCGGCAACCTCCCGACGCTCGGCGCGCAGGGCTACGCCGGCCGCATCCATGTCACGCCGGCCACCGCCGATCTGTGCGGCTTCATGCTGGCCGACAGCGCGTTCCTCCAGGAGCGCGACGTCGCGCACATCAAGCGCCATCACCCCAACAAGCCTGTGCGTCCGCCGCTCTACACGGCGAGCGACGTCGAGCAGACCATGACCCGCATGGACGTCCATGCATACCACCAGCCCTGGGAACTGCTGGAGGGCGTGCGGGTGCAGTACTACGACGCCGGACACATCCTGGGCTCCGCGCTGACCACGTTCGATTTCCAGAGGAACGGCGCTCGCTTCCGGGTCGGCATGAGCGGCGACCTGGGGCGCGCGCGGATGCCGATCCTCAAGGATCCTGAGACCCATCCCGGGGTGGACGTGCTGGTGCTCGAGAGCACGTACGGGAACCGACTGCATCCCGAGCGCAAGGACTGCGAGAAGGCTCTGGCCGAAACGGTCGAGCGCACCGTGCAGCGCGGCGGAAGGGTGATGTTGCCCGCGTTCGCGGTCGGCCGAACGCAGGAAGTCGTGGCAACGCTCCACCGGCTCATGAGCGACCGGCGCATTCCCGATCTTCCGATCTTCGTGGACAGCCCGATGGCCCGGCAGGCGACCGAGGTGTTCACGCGGCACCCGGAGCTGTTCGACGGCGAGACGCGCCGCGCGTTCGAGCGCGACGAAGGCGCGCCGTTCGGCTTCGAGCGGCTGCGCTACATCGCCACCGTGGACGAGTCCAAGAGCCTCAACGACCACCGCTCGCCCTGCATCATCGTGTCGGCGTCGGGGATGTGCGAAGGCGGACGCATCCTCCATCACCTCCAGCACGGGCTGGGCGACGCGCGGAACACCGTGCTCTTCGTCGGCTTCCAGGCGGAGGGCACGCTCGGTCGCCGGCTGGTCGACGGAGCGCCGAAGGTCAACGTCTTCGGCGAGCCGGTGCAAGTGCGCGCCGAAGTGGTCTCGTTGCAGGGCTTCAGCGCCCATGCCGACCAGAACGAGCTGGTCTCGTGGGTCACGCGCCTGCAGCCCACGCCGCGCCGCATCTTCCTGGTCCACGGCGAGCTCGAAGCCGCCGAACCGCTCAGGAGTCTCCTGCGCGAGCGGACCGGGGCCGACGTCGCCATTCCCGAGCGCGGAGAGGAGTTCGAGCTGTGGAACTGACCCAGTCCCGGTACCAGGTGGGGCAGCGTCTCCGCCATCCCCAGTTCGGCGAAGGACTGGTGGTGGAGGTCCATACCGATCGCGGCCGGGAGGTGCTCGAGGTGGTGTTCGGCGGACAGCTGCGCCGCCTGTCGGCGACCCGCGAGTGGGAGATCGTCGACGGCGATGCGCTGCCGAAGGCCCTGGCCCGGACGA
This region of Candidatus Eisenbacteria bacterium genomic DNA includes:
- the uvrC gene encoding excinuclease ABC subunit UvrC; translated protein: MSVLSEKILNLPAAPGVYLFKDGRGAVLYVGKALRLSSRVRSYLNPEESRLYHDEMMREAEDLDVILTDSEVEAVLLESTLIRQHRPRYNIRLKDDKSFPYVKVSVQEEVPRLSITRQVRYDGARYLGPFTDVKLLRRTLREVRRAFPVRTCQNFEDYRRADRPCLYFHIRRCVGPCTSRSRATPEEYRALVDGLLLFLTGRDQELLGRLQGEMSEASDRRRYEIAARRRDQIRLLERIRSPQKVVARRGEADVLGIARHGRRAAVVTLRVRGGRVEGKESRVLERTADAGENELLSTFISQHYLAQEMLPRRVVVGSLPDDAAVLEAALTRRAEHAVQIAAAGRGRERRLVASAERNAALALEDLEARAAGRKARFVPEVLELQRALRLETPPYRMVCFDVSNLGAEGAVAAVVASENGRAQKALYRRMRMRQLGPDDFAMIREAVERYWTRVESSELPRPDLVMVDGGVGQVGAARAALDRAATRPVALVGLAKREETVFREGAPPLRLPRRSIALHLLQRVRDEAHRFGLDYHRRLRKRSRIGSVLDGIPGVGPTRRAALLKAFGSVAAIRRASADQLASAAGVPMSVAERVQAYVAGESAGPDPGATHEGGSREGAA
- a CDS encoding site-specific tyrosine recombinase, translated to MSPALKPAPLTAALEGPVEAFLDELRTGRRLSPRTVDAYGRDLADYARFIVRQGLEAWDAATPTVIDGYLASLARRGLATATVARRRAALRGFHAHRGRHRDHGPDPAADLPPARRERKLPHALAVEDVERLLAQPEGDAPLALRDRALFELAYGSGLRVSELIGLSRDRLDLRDRAVSVAGKGDKERAVPFGRSAKRALDHYLDRARPILCARSRHDVVFVNARGGPLSRMGFWKILRRHARAAGIASRVHPHALRHSFATHLLAGGADLRVVQELLGHASITTTAIYTHLDRGYLREVHRTFHPRP
- a CDS encoding MBL fold metallo-hydrolase; the protein is MPGTLSIAFQGAARTVTGSRHLMRFGERTWLFDCGLYQGHREEADRVNRTFAFTPADLDSVVLSHAHLDHSGNLPTLGAQGYAGRIHVTPATADLCGFMLADSAFLQERDVAHIKRHHPNKPVRPPLYTASDVEQTMTRMDVHAYHQPWELLEGVRVQYYDAGHILGSALTTFDFQRNGARFRVGMSGDLGRARMPILKDPETHPGVDVLVLESTYGNRLHPERKDCEKALAETVERTVQRGGRVMLPAFAVGRTQEVVATLHRLMSDRRIPDLPIFVDSPMARQATEVFTRHPELFDGETRRAFERDEGAPFGFERLRYIATVDESKSLNDHRSPCIIVSASGMCEGGRILHHLQHGLGDARNTVLFVGFQAEGTLGRRLVDGAPKVNVFGEPVQVRAEVVSLQGFSAHADQNELVSWVTRLQPTPRRIFLVHGELEAAEPLRSLLRERTGADVAIPERGEEFELWN